The following proteins are co-located in the Actinomycetota bacterium genome:
- a CDS encoding 3-isopropylmalate dehydrogenase: MIADALRRHNIAVVPGDGIGPEVIEGALMALDAVADAEGFALEVTNYELGANRYLKSGEILTDDDLQRLSEHEAVLLGAVGDPRVPPGILEKGLLLRLRRELDLYVNLRPSRLLDGVNSVLSNADQLDVTIVRENTEGLYCGRGESADTGSEQEVSTEVSLNTWPAVSRIVRYGFELAAQRKQTLTLVHKTNVLERAGGLYLRAMKEIGAEYPGVQTAYQHIDAACLLMVTQPKRFQVVVTDNLFGDILSDLAAGLVGGIGFVGSANMHPGKVSMFEPVHGSAPDIVGTGLANPIGAILSASMMLRHLGENAGANRLERAVEVVAAKIAPDQLSTREASELIAEAAS; this comes from the coding sequence TTGATTGCCGACGCGCTGCGCAGGCACAACATTGCAGTCGTCCCGGGCGACGGCATCGGTCCCGAGGTGATCGAGGGCGCTCTCATGGCCCTCGACGCAGTGGCCGACGCCGAGGGATTCGCCCTTGAGGTCACCAACTACGAGCTCGGTGCGAACCGGTACCTCAAGTCCGGAGAGATCCTCACCGACGACGACCTGCAGCGGCTCAGCGAACACGAGGCAGTCCTGCTGGGGGCGGTCGGCGACCCCCGGGTGCCACCGGGCATCCTCGAAAAGGGCCTGCTCCTCAGACTTCGACGCGAGCTCGACCTGTACGTCAACCTGCGCCCCTCCCGGCTGCTCGACGGGGTCAACAGCGTGCTGAGCAACGCCGACCAGCTGGACGTCACGATCGTGCGCGAGAACACCGAAGGCCTCTACTGCGGCCGGGGCGAGTCGGCGGACACCGGGTCGGAGCAGGAGGTTTCGACCGAGGTCTCGTTGAACACCTGGCCGGCGGTCAGCCGGATCGTCCGTTACGGATTCGAGCTCGCCGCCCAACGGAAGCAGACGCTGACCCTCGTCCACAAAACCAACGTCCTGGAGCGCGCCGGCGGCTTGTACCTGCGGGCAATGAAGGAGATCGGCGCGGAGTATCCCGGCGTCCAGACCGCTTACCAGCACATCGACGCTGCCTGCCTGTTGATGGTCACCCAGCCGAAGAGATTCCAGGTGGTGGTCACCGACAACCTGTTCGGCGACATCCTGAGCGACCTCGCCGCAGGCCTGGTCGGCGGCATCGGGTTCGTCGGAAGCGCCAACATGCACCCCGGGAAGGTGTCGATGTTCGAGCCGGTTCACGGCTCGGCCCCCGACATCGTCGGGACCGGGCTGGCCAACCCGATCGGAGCGATCCTTTCCGCCTCGATGATGCTCAGGCACCTGGGCGAGAACGCAGGCGCCAACCGGCTGGAGCGTGCGGTGGAGGTCGTCGCCGCCAAGATCGCCCCGGACCAGCTCTCGACCCGTGAAGCCTCGGAGCTGATAGCCGAAGCCGCTTCTTAA
- a CDS encoding 2-isopropylmalate synthase, with product MTDQVRIFDTTLRDGEQSPGINLSGKEKVEIAHQLAALGVDIIEAGFPINSESEFQAVRSVAQNVKGPVICALARMQFDDIDRAWESIKDAQKSRIHVFIATSSIHMEKKLHKTPEQVYDIAVAGVERARGYCPDVEFSAEDATRSDPEFLVKMFGAAIKAGATTCNVPDTVGYALPNEYGELFKYLIENVEGAGDVIWSTHTHQDLGLAVANALAGVGAGARQVEGAMNAIGERAGNCSVEEVIMAIQTRGASLGVTTGADSKQIVRTSRLVSALTGYQVPPNKAIVGANAFAHEAGIHQHGVLMDRTTYEIMDATSVGWDSNRIVLGKHSGRHAFAKTLGDMGYDLSGDDLNRAWARFRDLVDRKIEMTEADLLAIVTDEISSAADVYVLEDLQVRGGTHVHPSAKVRIRSGDEVYEESAEGDGMIDAACGAIQRAVGINAKLLSFKVGAVTGGTDAVGEISVQVNVDGVIYSGKGVSTDVVEGSARAFLNAVNRATNVGTRRAAMDAPSF from the coding sequence ATGACAGATCAGGTACGTATCTTCGACACCACGCTGCGCGACGGTGAGCAGTCGCCGGGCATCAACCTGTCCGGCAAAGAGAAGGTGGAGATCGCCCATCAGCTGGCGGCGCTGGGCGTCGACATCATCGAGGCGGGCTTCCCCATCAACTCGGAGTCCGAGTTTCAGGCGGTGAGATCGGTGGCCCAGAACGTCAAGGGCCCGGTCATCTGTGCCCTGGCCCGGATGCAGTTCGACGACATCGACCGGGCGTGGGAGTCCATCAAGGACGCCCAGAAGTCCCGGATCCACGTGTTCATCGCCACATCCTCCATCCACATGGAGAAAAAGCTGCATAAGACGCCGGAACAGGTCTACGACATTGCCGTCGCCGGCGTTGAGCGGGCCCGGGGCTACTGCCCGGACGTGGAGTTCAGTGCCGAGGACGCCACTCGCAGCGACCCGGAGTTCCTGGTGAAGATGTTCGGCGCCGCCATCAAGGCCGGAGCCACGACGTGCAACGTGCCCGACACCGTCGGCTACGCCCTGCCTAACGAGTACGGCGAACTGTTCAAGTACCTGATCGAGAACGTCGAAGGCGCCGGCGACGTCATCTGGTCCACCCACACCCACCAGGACCTGGGCCTGGCGGTGGCCAACGCCCTGGCCGGCGTCGGGGCCGGCGCCCGGCAGGTCGAGGGCGCGATGAACGCCATCGGCGAACGGGCTGGCAACTGCTCGGTCGAGGAGGTCATCATGGCCATCCAGACCCGGGGCGCTTCGCTCGGGGTCACCACCGGGGCAGACTCCAAGCAGATCGTCCGCACCTCCCGCCTGGTCTCGGCGCTGACCGGCTACCAGGTGCCTCCGAACAAGGCGATTGTCGGGGCGAACGCGTTCGCCCACGAGGCGGGCATCCACCAGCACGGGGTGCTGATGGACCGGACCACCTACGAGATCATGGATGCCACCTCGGTGGGCTGGGACTCCAACCGGATCGTCCTGGGCAAACACTCGGGCAGGCACGCTTTCGCCAAAACGCTGGGCGACATGGGCTACGACCTGAGCGGCGACGACCTGAACCGGGCATGGGCACGGTTTCGGGACCTCGTCGACCGCAAGATCGAGATGACCGAGGCCGACCTGCTGGCAATCGTCACCGACGAGATCTCGAGCGCCGCCGACGTCTATGTGCTGGAGGACCTGCAGGTCCGCGGGGGCACACACGTCCACCCATCGGCCAAGGTCCGGATCCGGTCCGGCGACGAGGTCTACGAGGAGTCGGCCGAAGGAGACGGGATGATCGACGCGGCCTGCGGCGCCATCCAGCGGGCGGTGGGCATCAACGCCAAACTCCTCAGCTTCAAGGTTGGAGCGGTGACCGGGGGAACCGACGCAGTCGGCGAGATCTCGGTTCAGGTCAACGTCGACGGGGTCATCTACTCCGGCAAGGGCGTCTCGACCGACGTGGTGGAGGGCTCCGCCCGGGCGTTCCTGAACGCAGTCAACCGCGCGACGAACGTCGGCACCCGCAGGGCAGCCATGGACGCCCCGTCGTTTTGA
- the ilvC gene encoding ketol-acid reductoisomerase codes for MATKYYEKDADPEVLKGRPIAIIGFGSQGHAHALNLKDSGFDVRVGLRDGSSSWAEAEAAGLKVLETSKAAAEAEVIMLLVPDQNCKAIYDESIAPNLNDGDALVFAHGFNIHFKRVTPPAGVDVFMVAPKGPGHLVRRTFTEGIGTPALVAVEQDASGKAHDYALAYAYGIGSARAGLIETTFREETETDLFGEQAVLCGGLTRLIQTGFETLVDAGYQPEVAYFECLHEVKLIVDLIYEGGLAKMRHSISDTAEYGDLTRGQKIVTDETREAMDKILVDIQSGNFAREWVAEAEGGYPNFQKMRDEAADQQIESVGKELRSMMPWLRKD; via the coding sequence ATGGCCACGAAGTACTACGAAAAGGACGCCGATCCCGAGGTCTTGAAGGGGCGACCCATCGCGATCATCGGATTCGGCTCCCAGGGCCATGCTCACGCCCTGAACCTCAAGGACTCGGGCTTCGACGTCCGGGTCGGCCTTAGGGACGGCTCCTCCTCATGGGCGGAAGCTGAAGCGGCCGGCCTGAAGGTCCTGGAGACCTCCAAAGCCGCAGCCGAGGCCGAGGTCATCATGCTGCTGGTCCCCGACCAGAACTGCAAGGCGATCTACGACGAGTCCATCGCCCCAAACCTGAACGACGGGGACGCGCTGGTCTTCGCCCACGGCTTCAACATCCACTTCAAGCGGGTCACCCCGCCGGCGGGCGTCGACGTCTTCATGGTCGCCCCCAAGGGGCCCGGCCACCTGGTCCGCCGGACCTTCACCGAGGGCATCGGCACCCCTGCCCTGGTGGCCGTGGAGCAGGACGCTTCCGGCAAGGCCCACGACTACGCGCTGGCGTACGCCTACGGGATCGGCTCGGCCCGGGCCGGCCTGATAGAGACCACGTTCCGCGAGGAGACCGAGACCGACCTGTTCGGCGAGCAGGCCGTGCTTTGCGGGGGACTGACCCGACTGATCCAGACCGGCTTCGAAACCCTGGTCGACGCCGGCTACCAGCCCGAGGTCGCCTACTTCGAGTGCCTGCACGAGGTTAAGCTGATCGTCGACCTTATCTACGAAGGCGGCCTGGCGAAGATGCGCCACTCCATCTCCGATACCGCGGAGTACGGCGACCTGACCCGGGGGCAGAAGATTGTCACCGACGAGACCCGGGAGGCCATGGACAAGATCCTGGTCGACATCCAGAGCGGCAACTTCGCCAGGGAGTGGGTCGCGGAGGCCGAGGGCGGCTACCCCAACTTCCAGAAGATGCGCGACGAAGCGGCCGACCAGCAGATCGAGTCGGTCGGCAAAGAGCTGCGCTCGATGATGCCCTGGCTGCGAAAGGACTGA
- the ilvN gene encoding acetolactate synthase small subunit has translation MKHTIAVLVENKPGVLSRVAGLFARRGFNIHSLAVGTTESPNVSRMTIVVDLPERPLEHVTKQVYKLINVLKVIELEPELSVERELMLIKVRAVAEVRARIIELAEVFRGKVIDVGTDSMTIEVTGAPEKIQAFEDLVAVYGIIELVKSGRVALSRGSKSIKDRQLRVAG, from the coding sequence ATGAAACATACGATTGCCGTCCTCGTCGAGAACAAGCCGGGTGTCCTGTCCCGGGTCGCCGGGCTGTTCGCCCGCCGGGGATTCAACATCCACTCCCTGGCGGTCGGCACCACCGAGAGCCCGAACGTCAGCCGGATGACCATCGTGGTCGACCTGCCCGAGCGGCCGCTCGAGCACGTGACGAAGCAGGTTTACAAACTGATCAACGTGCTGAAGGTCATCGAGCTGGAGCCCGAGCTTTCGGTCGAGCGGGAGCTCATGCTGATCAAGGTCCGGGCGGTCGCCGAGGTGAGGGCCCGCATCATCGAGCTGGCCGAGGTGTTCCGCGGCAAGGTCATCGACGTGGGCACCGACTCCATGACCATCGAGGTCACCGGTGCGCCGGAGAAGATCCAGGCCTTTGAGGACCTGGTTGCGGTCTACGGGATAATCGAGCTCGTGAAGTCCGGCCGGGTGGCGCTCAGCCGGGGTTCGAAGTCAATCAAAGACCGCCAGCTGCGGGTGGCGGGTTAA
- a CDS encoding acetolactate synthase large subunit, translating into MRPTAEKTQGEDITMSEVTGAKALFLALEAVGVEHIFGIPGGAILPAYDPLIDSTVKHILCRHEQGAAHAADGYAQASGKVGVCMATSGPGATNLITGLASSFMDSIPVVAITGQVPRPAMGYDAFQESDITGIAGPVTKHTFLVMEPDDIAQTIAEAFHIASTGRPGPVLVDIPKDVLQAKFTYKPAGPVDLPGYQPTTKPNQRQIVEAAKLISQSERPILYAGGGIIKAGASAELVQLAEMTGIPVVTTLMARGVMPDTHELCLGMPGMHGNYTAVTALQRSDLLIGIGPRFDDRVTGKLSAFAPDAKIIHADIDPAEISKNRKADVPIVGDAKAVLVELIKVIESRRGKDPQPDYSAWRDTVNGWKKAYPYKYTQTEDGPLKPQYVVERIAALTEGKAIYCAGVGQHQMWGSQFIPFQRPRTWINSGGSGAMGFGVPAAMGAKVAMPDDEVWCIDGDGCFQMTCQELATMAVEKIPVKIAIINNAYLGMVRQWQELFYDERYSEVEFGWDIPDYVKLAEAYGCIGLRVENMQDVDTAIEKARGVNDRPVVIDFRCDKGEMCYPMVAAGSSNDDIILGPEYEREPVAHEQGDHLYGDDEEHGA; encoded by the coding sequence CTGCGACCCACTGCTGAGAAGACACAAGGAGAGGACATAACTATGAGCGAGGTCACCGGGGCTAAGGCCCTCTTCCTTGCGCTCGAAGCAGTTGGGGTCGAGCACATCTTTGGCATACCGGGCGGAGCTATCCTGCCGGCCTACGACCCGTTGATCGACTCGACGGTCAAACACATCCTCTGCCGGCACGAGCAGGGTGCCGCCCACGCAGCCGACGGCTACGCTCAGGCCTCCGGCAAGGTAGGGGTCTGTATGGCCACCTCCGGCCCCGGCGCGACCAACCTGATCACCGGCCTGGCGTCCTCGTTCATGGACTCCATCCCGGTCGTTGCCATCACCGGCCAGGTCCCGCGGCCCGCCATGGGCTACGACGCCTTCCAGGAGTCGGACATCACCGGCATCGCCGGACCGGTCACCAAGCACACGTTCCTGGTGATGGAGCCGGACGACATCGCCCAGACCATCGCCGAGGCGTTCCACATCGCCAGCACCGGCCGCCCCGGCCCGGTCCTGGTCGACATCCCCAAGGACGTGCTGCAGGCCAAGTTCACCTACAAGCCGGCCGGTCCGGTCGACCTGCCCGGCTACCAGCCCACCACCAAGCCGAACCAGCGCCAGATCGTCGAGGCGGCCAAGCTGATCTCCCAGTCGGAGCGCCCGATCCTTTACGCCGGCGGCGGCATCATCAAGGCCGGGGCATCGGCCGAGCTGGTTCAACTGGCCGAGATGACCGGCATCCCGGTGGTCACCACCCTGATGGCCCGCGGCGTCATGCCCGACACTCACGAGCTGTGCCTCGGCATGCCCGGCATGCACGGCAACTACACCGCCGTCACCGCCCTGCAGCGCAGCGACCTGCTCATCGGCATCGGCCCCCGCTTCGACGACCGGGTGACCGGCAAGCTGTCGGCTTTCGCACCGGACGCCAAGATCATCCACGCCGACATCGACCCGGCGGAGATCAGCAAGAACCGCAAAGCCGACGTCCCGATCGTGGGCGACGCCAAGGCGGTCCTGGTCGAGCTGATCAAGGTCATCGAGTCCCGCCGGGGCAAGGATCCGCAACCCGACTACTCGGCATGGCGGGACACGGTCAACGGCTGGAAGAAGGCCTACCCCTACAAGTACACGCAGACCGAGGACGGTCCCCTGAAGCCTCAGTACGTGGTGGAACGGATCGCCGCCCTGACCGAGGGCAAGGCCATCTACTGCGCCGGCGTGGGCCAGCACCAGATGTGGGGGTCGCAGTTCATCCCCTTCCAGCGCCCCCGCACCTGGATCAACTCCGGCGGCTCGGGCGCCATGGGCTTCGGCGTCCCGGCGGCAATGGGGGCCAAGGTCGCCATGCCGGACGACGAGGTGTGGTGCATCGACGGCGACGGCTGCTTCCAGATGACCTGCCAGGAGCTGGCGACGATGGCGGTCGAGAAGATCCCGGTCAAGATCGCCATCATCAACAACGCCTACCTGGGCATGGTCCGCCAGTGGCAGGAGCTGTTTTACGACGAGCGCTACTCCGAGGTGGAGTTCGGCTGGGACATCCCCGACTACGTCAAGCTGGCCGAGGCGTACGGCTGCATCGGCCTTCGGGTCGAGAACATGCAGGACGTCGACACGGCGATCGAGAAGGCCCGGGGGGTCAACGACCGCCCGGTGGTCATCGACTTCCGCTGCGACAAGGGCGAGATGTGCTACCCGATGGTCGCCGCCGGCAGCTCCAACGACGACATCATTCTCGGCCCCGAGTACGAGAGGGAGCCGGTAGCGCACGAGCAGGGCGACCACCTGTACGGCGACGACGAGGAGCATGGAGCATGA